GCGGTGATCTCGCTGGCGGTGGGCCCATCATAGAAGTCGACGATGACCAGCGCGGCATGCTCGTCGTCGCTGACGACCGTGCCCTTGAAGAGCGGCTCCTGACGGTAGCGGTCACGCAGGGCCGCTATCGCCGCCTCGTCCGGCGGCACTTCCTTCATCAAGTAATCAACCGTGAGAACGCCGCCACGGTCCTCCGGCACGCGCACGTAGGGGGAAGAAAGGCTCACCACGTTCTGACGGATGATGCCGTGGGCATTGAGAAGCTCGTCGGTGACGTCGTGGACCATCTGCAGCACATCCCGCCGCCAGATGGTGCCCGATTTCGGCACCAGCGCGATGGCAACCAGGTTCTTGCCGCCAAACTCCTTACGAATTTTCCGGTCCACCACGATGTACGGGTGATCCGGCGGCACCTGCTGGTCGGGGTCGAGGTCCACCACGAGGCGCCCTATCCCTGAGGCGATGATCGCCGCGGCAACAAGACATGCCGCCAGCACGAGCCAGGCACGGCGCGCGATAAACTCGGCGTACCGCCTCAAGAAACCATCCATCGAGTCAAGTCTAATTCACCGACGCGCAACCGTAAACTCGGCGCTCGGGAGCCACGGACGGACCGCCCAGGAGCTTTTTCGGCCTCGGCTTCCGGGTGGATGCCCCGGTGTGGCCCGATTGCCAACTCCATCGGCCCTGGCCAAGAATGAGCCCCAGTGCGACAAGAGTGAGCAAGCTGATGACGCCCAAGAGGTTGCCCACGGAAGCGGGTTGGGCAAAGGTGACGGAGGCAACGCCATCGCTGTTGAGGAACCATCCCGGTAGGGTCGCGAACATGATCTTCTCCCTTTTCTAGCTACCATGACCAATCCTAGGCACGGGGGGGTCAGCCAACAATCAGTCGGAAGGCTCATTTTGCGGAGTTCGGAAGCACTAGTACTTCGGCTTTGAAGACCCCGTACGAAAGGGCTATTGCAGAGCGGCAAGTTTGGCCGATGCTGGCTGCTGAGCGCGTATCTGCTCCGCAGATGAGGCGTTCGAAAGACCGTTGTCGAGAGGTGAAAACGTGGCGCGCGAGAAAATTGGAGTGATCATCGTCGACGATCATCCCATCTTCCGGGACGGTCTGCGGCAATGCCTCGAGGCCCGTCCGGAGCTGCAGCTGATGGCCGCGGTCGGCAGCGGCGAGGAAATGTGGCATGCCATTGGCGAACACGGGAGCCCGCACATCGTGTTGATGGATGTCGAGATGCCCGGTCAAGGTGGCATCGAACTCACGCAGCTGCTGCACGAACGGTATCCGGACATCCGCGTGGTCATGCTCACGGCGTTCTCCGACTCGGAACGTGTTTTCGCGGCGCTGAAGGCGGGGGCGGTCGGTTATCTTCTGAAGAACGCTCCCCCGGGGGAGATCTGCGCTGCCGTGGAGCGAGCCGCGCAAGGCGAGCCGATGCTCTCCGGAGAAATCGCCGGGCGCGTCTTGCGGGAGTTCGAGCGCGAGCGTCAAGAGGACCGCTATCGCGAGCAGCTGGCGGGCCTCACGCCGCGCGAGGAGGAGATCCTCAAGCTGCTGGCGACGGGCGAGTCGAACCGCGAAATCGGCAAACGTCTCTTCATCAGCGAGCAGACGGTGAAGAACCACGTCGCCAGCATTTTTCGCAAGCTGCAGGTGAATGACCGTACGAAGGCGGCGCTGCTCGCCGTGAAGTTCGGCCTGGGCGGCAAGGACACGCGGTGAAAACGATCGGGCGCCTGGCTCTCCGTACGCTGGTGATTCTTGCCGGCAGCGGTGTTGCGGTTGCCAGCCTCTTGTCTTTTCGGGCCGCAGACTGGCCCATCTACGCGGTGTTTCTGATCGTCTCCGTTCTCCTGTTCCTGCCGTACGTCGAGGTGCTGCCCACGGTCGCACTGCCCATCCCGGAGATGGCGGCAACAATCGGTTTTCTCTACATCGGCGGCCTGCCGATCATTCTCTTGCGGAACATCGCCCCGCTTTTCATGCGGGTGTTGCGCGGGATACTGCCGGAACGCTGGAAGGAACGCTTGCCGCAGCTGCGCTCCGCGGCACCGACGGTGCGCCGTGAATTCTTTGCGGTTGGTTGGCGAGCGGACACTGAGGTGAACGCCGGCGCCGCCGCCGAGTGGGCGGCGTTCACCTTGGGCATGGGGATCCGTTGGTGGATCGTGTCTAGGTTGGTGCCACACGCGTTGCCGGTAGGCGCCTCAGGCGCCATGGTCGTGGCGGAAGCGGGAGGATACGTCACCTGGGGGCTGCTCTCCATCCTGCCGATCTATCCCGACCGCCCCCTTTTGGCGTTGTCGTCCGGGGGGAAGCTGCGGGCGGCGTTGACCGATATCGGCCTCATCGTGGTGCTGGCCCTGACGCCCTTCGTGTTTCTCATCGCCTACGGATTCCGCGCCCACGGGCTGTCCGGGGCTGCGGGCTGGTCACTCTCGGCGCTCGGCCTGCACTTCATGCTCAAACGGCTGAACGAACGCCGACTGATGGTGGAAGAGCAGAACCGCCGCCTGGGAAGCCTCAACCGGGAGTTGGAGCATCGGGAGCGGCTTTCCGCCATCGGCAAGATGTCGTCTGTGGTCTCGCACCAGATCCTGCAGCAGCTCGGCGTCATCGGGATCTATGCCGACCTGATTCGTAACGCCGATCCCGAAGGCGACCCCCCGGTGGTGCTGGCGCAGGCGCGTCACAACGCCGCCGCAATCGAAGTCGCGTTGCACGACGTCAACCGGGTGCTCACCGACTTGCTGGTGTTCAGCAAGGACCTGCGCCTCAATCTCTACGAGCATCCGCTGGCTCGCGTCATCGAGGAATGCCTCGACGAGTGCCGCGCCGAGGCGAGGGAGCACGGTATTTCGCTGCGCGCCGACTGCCCGCCGGGGATCAGCCTCATGCTGGACAAGCTCAAGATGAAGCAGGCCATCACCAACGTCGTGCGCAACGCGGTGGAGGCCTCGCAGCCAGCGGGTGAGGTGGCGGTGCGGGCTACGGTCCGCAACGGCAGAGTCGAGGTCACGATCTCAGACCAGGGCCCGGGCGTCCCCGAACGGGATCGAGACGCGGTGTTCACACCGTTCTTCACCACCAAGGATCACGGCACCGGCTTGGGCCTTGCGATTGCGCGGGAGTTCACCGAGGCGCACGGCGGACAGCTCGACGTGGAGGGCCCCAAGGGCACCGCGGGCGCAACCTTCGTGTTCACGCTGCCGCTCAAACGTCCTTAGAATGCTCCGCATCACGCGCGGTTCGGGCGGTAACGCGGCGGCAGTATGATGAGCAGGGCTACCGCCCAGATCCCGAGGAGGAAGCCGAGCACGGCCCACAGCTTCTTCGAGTAGCCACTGTTGTGAGCAAAGAGCCAGCACATGATGCTGTCGCAGACGTGGATGAGTACGACCGTCCGCACCAGGACGCTGGGTTCGATGTGTGAGGACAACCACCGCAAACCAGTGAAATAGCCGAGTATCACATCCCACGACACGGCAGGCTCCGGGAAACACGTGAGTCGGGCTCGTGGGTCGTGTTCAAAAAGAGCGGACAGAGAGCGTGGTCCGTCATGTCTTCCCCGAACGAACACGATTCACGAACATGATCCACGATTGGTTGACGGCTCCACGACTGACTCACTATAGTGAAACACTATGCCTGCCAAGTCCCACGATGATCATGGTAACATTTTACAGTGGCTCTTCGAACGCGGTGAGGAAACATTCGCCCAGGTGGTGCAAGACCTGGTCGGCGGCCGCGGGCTCTCCGACGGATTGTCGAAGATGATCGACCAAGCCGCGAAAACCAAGGGGCGCATGGACAAGAACGTCGAGGTGCTGCTCCACCTGCTCAACCTCCCCTCGCGAACCGACTACCACAAGCTCTTGGTCAAAGTGGAGCATCTGCAAGGCAGCCTGGTCAATCTCAGCATGAAGCTTGACCGGCTCCTGGCGGCGCAGGACAAAATCAAAAAGAGTGAAAAGCGTAAAGCGGAGAGCCGAAAGCCAGAAGACACATGAGCAGGCAGCGCCTCAGACCGACGAGGCGTGCGCATATCGCAGATCGCATATGGCCGAGAACCAGAAGCCATCAGCCATATGCCATAGGCCACTCTGAGCTGCTTTACAGCAGCAGCCGCGCAAACCGCTCTAATCCCGCCAGGGTGGTCGGTGCGACGGTCACGGCCGGCACAACCGCCAGCAAGGGCGCCCCGGTTTCCCCCTGCAATTTCCGTAGGGTGCGGCGGTCGCGTTGGGACAGCTCCTGCAACTCGCGGTAGTTGCGTAGCAGCTTCGACCGCAGCCGCTCATCCCATGCGGCCGTCGGTACTGTCTCTTCGTCAAGACGCGGGAAGGCCAGCACCCGGTTCGCCACGATGCCGGCCACCGGAAACCCACCGTCAGTCAGCTCGCGATGAAAGCTGATCGCCGTCTCGACGGTATGCGGCTCGGGCGTCGTCACCAAGACAAATGCCGTGCTGGGAGCGCGCAGCAGACGGCTCACTTCCTCGGCGCGCGTGTGAAAGCCCTCAATCATGTGCTCGAAACCAGCGGCCAAGTCGGCCAGGTCATGGAGCAGATGGAGCCCGGTCCAACGCTGCAGCGCCTTCAGCAGTGGGAAGAGCGCCACACGTGCCACACTCGACGGGGCTCCCGAGAGCAGCGCGGCGGGAGCCTGTAGCAAGCTCACGGCGCGTGAGGCCAAGAGATTGGTGACGCGATTGGGGGCGGCCAGCAGGTCGCGGGCGTGCGCGCTCGGTGGGGTATCGACGACGAGCACCTGGTAGCGATGCAGGTGCAGCAGCTCATGCAGTTTCTCCATCGCCATGTACTCCGCCGAACCGGCAAGTTCATTCGACAACTCCTGGTACAAGCGGTTGGCCAAGATGCGTGCAGACACAGCCGGGTTCGGCGCGAAGCGCTCGATCAGCGCATCGAAGGTCCGCTTCGTATCCAAGGCCAGCGCGTCGAAGTGGACCGAGTCGACTGCCACCGATTGTGGCTCCATCGACAAGCCGTCCAGACCCAGCGCATCCTTCAGCCGGCGCGCCGGGTCCACCGTAATGACAGCCGTGCGCCGTCTCCGCAGAGCGCCGGCAAGGGCCAGGGCCGCCGCGGTGGTGGTCTTCCCCACCCCCCCGGCGCCGACGCAGATCACCAGCCGCTTGCGGAAGAGACTTTCAATGGTCGCCATGCGTATCGTGACCCGTTCGGTGTTTTTCGCTTTCAGCTTTCGGCTTTCGACTGTCATCGACCGGTTCCAGAACGGCCTTTCCCAGCCTGCGGCCAAACCGTTCGAGGTCGGCGGCACGCACGTCGGCAGTGAACAACTGGCGCAAGAGAATCGGGCTCGCACCGAGAGCGCGGCGCAGGTGCGCCACGTGCCGCTCGGCCTCGCGCCGGTAGGCGATGGTGAACCGTGCCGCGGCCAGCAACGGAGCAGCCGCACCGTCCAACTCGCCGTTCTGCTCGATCAAGTGCGCTTCGGTTGCCGAGAAATGTCGCGGGAAGACGCGGTTGATGATCGGCCGCGCCACGCGCAGCGTCAGATCGCCTTCGAGCACTTGCTGCGTTTCGATCGTCTCACGCACCGACATCTCTTCCGGCAGGCTGACGAGGACCACCTGCGTCCGCGCATGGTCCCCCAACAACGCCAGCAGCCGGCGCGCCGTTTTCCCCAGCGGCCCGCCCGGCACCATCGTGGCCAGTGCCCGCGGCGTGCGCAGCATCTTCAGCGCATGGCCGGTGGACGGGCCATCGACGATGATCACCTCATACCCGCGCCGTCGCACACCGAAGCCCGGCTCAATCCAACCCAGCAACTTCTCCAACAGCAGGAACTCCGTGATTCCCGGCGCGGCAGCGGTCAGAGCGTTGAACGTCTGGCTGGCCAACAGCCGCTTTGAGAGCATTGGGAAGCGGAGCAGGCCTGAAAAGTACCCTTCCACCAACTGCCGGGCATCAATGCGAACGGCATCGAGACCGGCCCGCAGGCGTCGAGGGGCAGGCCC
This genomic window from Candidatus Binatia bacterium contains:
- a CDS encoding response regulator transcription factor, yielding MAREKIGVIIVDDHPIFRDGLRQCLEARPELQLMAAVGSGEEMWHAIGEHGSPHIVLMDVEMPGQGGIELTQLLHERYPDIRVVMLTAFSDSERVFAALKAGAVGYLLKNAPPGEICAAVERAAQGEPMLSGEIAGRVLREFERERQEDRYREQLAGLTPREEEILKLLATGESNREIGKRLFISEQTVKNHVASIFRKLQVNDRTKAALLAVKFGLGGKDTR
- a CDS encoding HAMP domain-containing sensor histidine kinase — encoded protein: MKTIGRLALRTLVILAGSGVAVASLLSFRAADWPIYAVFLIVSVLLFLPYVEVLPTVALPIPEMAATIGFLYIGGLPIILLRNIAPLFMRVLRGILPERWKERLPQLRSAAPTVRREFFAVGWRADTEVNAGAAAEWAAFTLGMGIRWWIVSRLVPHALPVGASGAMVVAEAGGYVTWGLLSILPIYPDRPLLALSSGGKLRAALTDIGLIVVLALTPFVFLIAYGFRAHGLSGAAGWSLSALGLHFMLKRLNERRLMVEEQNRRLGSLNRELEHRERLSAIGKMSSVVSHQILQQLGVIGIYADLIRNADPEGDPPVVLAQARHNAAAIEVALHDVNRVLTDLLVFSKDLRLNLYEHPLARVIEECLDECRAEAREHGISLRADCPPGISLMLDKLKMKQAITNVVRNAVEASQPAGEVAVRATVRNGRVEVTISDQGPGVPERDRDAVFTPFFTTKDHGTGLGLAIAREFTEAHGGQLDVEGPKGTAGATFVFTLPLKRP
- a CDS encoding ArsA-related P-loop ATPase; this encodes MATIESLFRKRLVICVGAGGVGKTTTAAALALAGALRRRRTAVITVDPARRLKDALGLDGLSMEPQSVAVDSVHFDALALDTKRTFDALIERFAPNPAVSARILANRLYQELSNELAGSAEYMAMEKLHELLHLHRYQVLVVDTPPSAHARDLLAAPNRVTNLLASRAVSLLQAPAALLSGAPSSVARVALFPLLKALQRWTGLHLLHDLADLAAGFEHMIEGFHTRAEEVSRLLRAPSTAFVLVTTPEPHTVETAISFHRELTDGGFPVAGIVANRVLAFPRLDEETVPTAAWDERLRSKLLRNYRELQELSQRDRRTLRKLQGETGAPLLAVVPAVTVAPTTLAGLERFARLLL
- a CDS encoding ArsA family ATPase — encoded protein: MQAARLLFVTGKGGVGKTTVAAALGQYAAGLGHRTLIVETATDGRLAYLFGYHALGPAPRRLRAGLDAVRIDARQLVEGYFSGLLRFPMLSKRLLASQTFNALTAAAPGITEFLLLEKLLGWIEPGFGVRRRGYEVIIVDGPSTGHALKMLRTPRALATMVPGGPLGKTARRLLALLGDHARTQVVLVSLPEEMSVRETIETQQVLEGDLTLRVARPIINRVFPRHFSATEAHLIEQNGELDGAAAPLLAAARFTIAYRREAERHVAHLRRALGASPILLRQLFTADVRAADLERFGRRLGKAVLEPVDDSRKPKAESEKHRTGHDTHGDH